One segment of Bacillus alkalisoli DNA contains the following:
- a CDS encoding transposase, whose amino-acid sequence MPREAREKSKTGIYHIMLRGINRQTIFEDNEDKKRFLTTLAKYRDVSNFQLYGYCLMDNHVHLLMKEVEEPIALTIQRISASYVLWYNHKYCRCGHLFQERFKSENVEDKKYFLVVLRYIHQNPIKAGLASNVKDCHWTSIKQYMSHPTFIHTDFVLKLFSSNPQEALTLFMQYMSKPNQDQRLEYEEIIKLSDEEVRQCLRELGAASSSELQRMDRPKRNRILVRMKKMKGVSLRQLARVTGISKSLIQKVK is encoded by the coding sequence ATGCCAAGAGAAGCAAGAGAAAAAAGCAAAACTGGCATCTATCATATCATGTTAAGAGGTATCAACAGACAGACAATATTTGAAGACAACGAGGATAAAAAGAGATTCTTAACAACATTAGCAAAATACAGAGATGTTAGTAATTTTCAACTCTACGGATACTGCCTCATGGACAACCACGTACACTTACTAATGAAAGAAGTAGAAGAACCAATCGCTCTTACCATACAGCGGATTAGCGCAAGCTATGTGCTTTGGTACAACCACAAATATTGCCGTTGTGGACATCTTTTCCAGGAAAGATTCAAAAGCGAGAACGTCGAAGATAAAAAATATTTTCTAGTTGTTCTTCGTTACATACACCAAAATCCAATAAAGGCTGGTCTCGCTAGTAACGTAAAGGATTGCCACTGGACAAGTATCAAACAATATATGTCTCACCCAACATTTATTCACACAGACTTTGTACTAAAACTCTTCTCCTCCAACCCCCAAGAAGCACTCACTCTATTTATGCAGTACATGAGCAAACCGAACCAAGATCAACGTCTAGAATACGAAGAAATCATTAAGCTATCGGATGAAGAAGTAAGGCAGTGTCTTAGGGAGCTAGGTGCAGCAAGCAGCTCAGAGTTGCAAAGGATGGATAGGCCAAAACGTAATCGCATACTAGTAAGGATGAAGAAGATGAAAGGAGTTTCGTTAAGACAACTGGCAAGGGTGACTGGTATATCGAAGAGTCTGATTCAGAAGGTGAAGTGA